Proteins encoded together in one Penaeus vannamei isolate JL-2024 chromosome 9, ASM4276789v1, whole genome shotgun sequence window:
- the LOC113811628 gene encoding 2-oxoglutarate and iron-dependent oxygenase domain-containing protein 3: MAKMRGPRKSPGTNKAEVPTTSQTTSPPRMQIDWRRIFIRILMMTGIMVAVYYTKATDLVTFVTQKEEVLSRSVDITCSEDYAQELLHFPGCTPRKCGRVVFDTLVKPSEVAALLNIAKRGLSMGGSTGGASILDLHSGALSHGNAFVNIFKLEEARNLFTEQDFKIYSFVKNKIHKAIVDHFGIEENKLYLTHPTFFSRITPAPPQTVHDEYWHPHVDKETYESFHYTSLLYLTDYSYDFEGGRFIFIDKDSNKTVEPRSGRVSAFTSGSENLHHVERVTKGTRYAVTVSFTCDPKHAISDPVLQR, translated from the exons ATGGCCAAGATGAGAGGACCACGCAAGTCGCCTGGAACAAATAAGGCTGAAGTTCCTACTAC CTCCCAGACAACAAGTCCACCAAGAATGCAAATAGATTGGCGTCGTATCTTCATTAGGATTCTTATGATGACTGGTATTATGGTTGCTGTCTATTACACAAAAGCAACAGACTTG GTTACCTTCGTAACTCAGAAAGAAGAAGTTCTCAGCCGCTCTGTTGATATTACTTGTTCTGAAGACTATGCACAGGAGCTTTTGCATTTTCCTG GTTGCACACCAAGGAAGTGTGGTAGAGTAGTGTTTGACACACTTGTAAAGCCGTCTGAGGTTGCTGCATTACTCAACATAGCAAAGAGAGGACTGTCAATGGGAGGTTCTACTGGTGGAGCTTCTATCCTTGACTTGCACTCTGGGGCTCTGTCACATGGCAATGCTTTTGTCAATATCTTTAAATTGGAAGAAGCGAGAAACCTATTCACAGAACAAGACTTCAAAATATATAG ttttgtcaaaaataaaattcataaagCTATAGTGGATCATTTTGGCATTGAGGAAAACAAGCTTTACCTGACACATCCAACCTTCTTCTCTCGCATCACTCCTGCACCTCCACAAACAGTTCATGATGAGTATTGGCATCCTCATGTTGACAAG GAGACTTACGAGTCCTTCCATTACACATCGTTATTATACCTGACTGATTATAGTTATGACTTTGAGGGTGGACGGTTCATCTTCATTGATAAGGACTCCAACAAAACTGTTGAACCACGTTCAG GGAGAGTTTCTGCTTTTACCTCTGGGTCTGAGAACCTGCATCATGTAGAGAGAGTCACAAAAGGCACTAGGTATGCAGTTACAGTGTCCTTTACATGTGACCCCAAGCATGCTATTAGTGATCCTGTTCTGCAGAGGTGA